The Phacochoerus africanus isolate WHEZ1 chromosome 9, ROS_Pafr_v1, whole genome shotgun sequence genomic sequence TGGAATTCCTAGGGGGAAAGACCACATAAttgctttatcctttttttttttttttttttgtctgtttgccttttctagggccgcttcctgcagcatatggaggttcccaggctaggggtctaatcagagctatagctgctggcctacaccagagccacagcaacgggggatctgagccgagtcttcgacctagacctacactacagctcacggcaacactggatccttaacccactaagcaaggccagggattgaacccgcaacctcacggttcctagtcggattcgttaaccactgtatcacgatgggaactcctaattgcttTATCCTAAACAAAAAGTACAAAAGTTTTCCTACTCAGGTGGGATCTACAGGTGAGAAATTGTAAGTAAAGATTTTAAGCTTTGCTGTGAACAAAAACTGCTGGGTGCGCTAGAGAACAGTAGGGTTGACAGAGAACCAAGGACTTAAGGTCATTTATCATGCTTTGCATGGCTAAAGGGGATCAGTTTTCTCCTTATAACTGGTGATAGTCTTCAGAATTGGAATGATGAATCAAGTGGTAAGGacttcatttctgatttcattaGTAATGACCAGGAattcatatttctctctctgacaTGTCATTTGATAGAGCCCAAGTTTGTGAAAGGGCCTTGGCTTAGTATCAAAGATTGAAAAAGCTTGAGAAACACATCTTAATATTCCCCAGAATACTTAGCTTGAAGTTGACACTAAATAAATAGATGTGGATAACTGACTGATAAAATCAATGTGGTTTATcctattcttccttttaaatataaCATAACTTTTTCGATAAGCAAGCACTTTGTGACAAGCTGAGTTCAGTTAGATTCTGGGGTTGCAGGGGAAATTCTCCTTGAAAAGAGAGATTTCATATAATAGATGTACTAATGACCTAGATTCCAAAGACTTGTTCTACAAGCCTAGCCGATGAAGGAAAAAcaagactggattttttttttttttttttggtctttttgctatttctttgggccgctcttgcggcatatgaaggttcccaggctaggggtccaatcggagctgtagccactggcctacaccacagccacagcaacgcgggatccgagctgcgtctgcaacctacaccacagctcatggcaacgccggatcgttaacccactgagcaagggcagggatcgaacccgcaacctcatggttcctagtcggattcgttaaccactgtgccacgacgggaactcctacattttttttttgttgtcatcttttttttctgtctttttaggtccacacccacggcatgtggaggttcccaggctagaggtccaatcagagctgtagctgccagcctacgcctcagccacagcaacaccagatctgagccgcatctgcggcctatacctcagctcacagcaaggccagatccttaacccactgaacgaggccagagatggaaccctcaatgtcatggttcctagtcggattcatttccactgcgccatgacaggaactctaagactGGATTAACTGATAGTCTTCCAAGGGAAGTGGCCAGAGCTTTCTCTACTATATCATTTGTTAGCTAAGTGCTGGCCACTCATTGCATTATTGTATTTCATTTGATCTTTAGTATTTTACAATTGaggagcacagagaggttaagtaaatttTCCAAGGCTACTCAGCTAGTAAAAGCTGGAATTTGAAGCTGGACAGTCTGTCTCAAGTCTGATCATGGCTGAATGGGAATCACATTCTTCTCAACATCATTtttctacacttgatcttagccaaaaggccgagaagcgatcaacatcatttttctgatattttaaatccAACTCAACAATATTATTCTTGTAGTTATGCGGTATCACCATTTAGGATCTGAAAATACTAGATGTAAAGATGGAAGTCCTTGGCTTGGggttaacaaatgcaaactattgcatctggaatggataagcaataagatcctgctgtacaacacaggaaactatatctaatcacttgtgatggaacatgatggaggatagtgtgagaaaaagaaagtatatatatatatgtgtgtgtgtgtgtgactttactgtacagtagaaaattgatggaacactataaaccaattataatggaaaaaataaaaatctctttctaaaaaaaaaaaaaaaaagatggaaactcCTGGTATTTCACAGCTAACTTTTAGCTACCCTTGATAGAAGAATCTTCCCCAGCTCTAAAAATCAATTAGCTCTCAGGTCTTTCAAATCTTAACAGGATCTGAAGATCCTGGTGATCTGGAGAAAATGACTGGAGAAAGTGGAGATATATGCGCCTTATCATGATAAACTAAATTTCAGGATTGTCTGCAGGACCTGTGCTTACCAGGACCACATTGGTGTTGTTGCCCAGGTGGGAAAGATAATGGCTCCTGGTGGAAACCAGAGCAATGGTGTGACAGAGTTCATCCTGGCGGGCTTCCCAGATCTCAACAGCACCAAAGCAGAActgttttctgtcttccttcttgTCTATCTGCTGACCCTAACAGGCAATGTGTTGATTGTCGGGGTGGTAGGTGCTGATATTCGCCTGCagacccccatgtacttctttctgGGTAACTTGTCCTGCCTAGAGATCTTGCTCACTTCTGTCATTATTCCCAAGATGCTGAGCAATTTCCTCTTGAGGCAACACACTATTTCCTTTACTGGATGCATTACTCAGTTCTATCTCTACTTCTTTCTTGGGGCctctgagttcctgctgttgGCTGTCATGTCTGTGGATCGCTATCTGGCCGTCTGTCATCCTCTGCACTACCCCTTGCTCATGAATGGTGCTGTGTGCTGTCGGGTGGCCTTGGCCTGCTGGATGGGGGGACTCTTCCCTGTACTTGGCCCCACAGTGGCTGTGGCCCTGCTTCCTTTCTGTGAACAGGATGCTGTGGTACAGCACTTTTTCTGTGACAGTGGCCCACTGCTCCGCCTGGCATGCACCAACACCAGGAAGCTGGAGGAAACTGACTTTGTGCTGGCTTCTCTTGTCATCATATCCTCACTGTTGATCACTGCTGTGTCCTACGGCCACATAGTCCTGGCTGTCCTGCGTATCCCCTCTGCTTCAGGCCGTCAGAAGGCCTTCTCTACCTGTACCTCTCACTTGATGGTGGTGACCCTCTTCTATGGAAGTGCCATTTTTCTCTATGTGAGGCCATCACAGAGTGGTTCTGTGGATAGTAACTGGGCAGTGACTGTGGTAACAACGTTTGTGACACCACTGCTGAACCCATTCATCTATGCTTTACGCAATGAGCGAGTCAAGGTAGCTTTGAAGGACATGTTTAGGCAGGCAATAGTAGGCTTTTGGGGGGATCTTTTAGTTGCTAAGTGTTTCAGTAAGAAAACAGTGAAATGAAAGTGTCACTTAAGGAATGTCTTAGGTCCAAGTCTTCTCCATTGTCACTCTTATTCCTGCCATCATCATGGATATCACCATATGACTGAATTCTGGAGCTACTAGAGATCTCCAAAGTCATCAAGtccatccttcctctcttccagGCAAAAACTGCTTGATTGTATCTCATACATAAATCCACATTATTATTGATTTATCATAATACTATCATTTCATCATAAGAACTTCCAACCTGTATGATCTTAAAACTAAGGGTCTGTGGTCACCAAGAAGTCTAAGGATGAGCTTTAGAAAAATGTACAAGCCACATTATTATGCAcagttatatgcatattttataactacatcaaattttatatatttgagcCTGTATGCACTTGTCTGGGATACATAGCTTTAATTCAATTCCTAAAGCGATCCATATATGGTCTTTGCCAAAAGTTATAAACTGATTAAAATTCTCATTTGAGCCTTCAAGTGGTTTAGGAAAATCAggaactttaagaaaaatttccttataattatgaaaataaataaaagcaaaatagattAGCTGGATACTTTTGCATATACTCTGTGAAGAAATGCATTTACTGTCaggtggaaaagaggaaaagcaaatttAATAAGGGACTTACTCACTTCATGGCAATTTCAGGTGTCTTTAGAAAAGCAgatcaaaagaaaattttgtgaATAATAGCAATTAATATGGTTTCCAATTTACACTGCATTATAAATTGAATTAAAGACATCGCCACTCTTTTTGCCATTGGATtatgtttctttcatttgtccatcttttttacattttcatatctATCATCTTTATTCATCTCTGGTTTTTAGTAAATTTGGGATtggtggagttcttgttgtggcttagtggtaacaaacctgactagtaaccatgaggatatggggttgatccctggccatgctcagtgggttaaggatctgatgttgccatgagtggtggtgtaggttgagatgtggctcagattctgcattgctgtggccctggcacaggtcaccagctgtagcttggattcgacccctagcctgggaacttccatatgccacagatgtggccctaaaatgtaataaataaataaataattggga encodes the following:
- the LOC125135155 gene encoding olfactory receptor 6S1; the encoded protein is MAPGGNQSNGVTEFILAGFPDLNSTKAELFSVFLLVYLLTLTGNVLIVGVVGADIRLQTPMYFFLGNLSCLEILLTSVIIPKMLSNFLLRQHTISFTGCITQFYLYFFLGASEFLLLAVMSVDRYLAVCHPLHYPLLMNGAVCCRVALACWMGGLFPVLGPTVAVALLPFCEQDAVVQHFFCDSGPLLRLACTNTRKLEETDFVLASLVIISSLLITAVSYGHIVLAVLRIPSASGRQKAFSTCTSHLMVVTLFYGSAIFLYVRPSQSGSVDSNWAVTVVTTFVTPLLNPFIYALRNERVKVALKDMFRQAIVGFWGDLLVAKCFSKKTVK